In Ilumatobacter fluminis, the following proteins share a genomic window:
- a CDS encoding HNH endonuclease signature motif containing protein — MSSPDPAAELAAIFAVDVTVADPTGCATVLGATRRLRGFIDQVEAGVTRRMIELHEEQGAAPAADVHARTGGVSSAEGKRKERRSKTLDEAPSFEDALGAGEIGAEHVDALANATAKLDDDVKDQLFDRESDLLDDARRLSPEEFGRSVRDLARAIERDNGIERATRQRKSTFLSRKTNTATGLVEGRFAFHPELASKVFGPVDRHVSTLIKEGAQAGDPECVDRSVDRNRLAAEALGELVASGNQNLHPGTADATAIVDATALVTGEIDDDTVCETGDGNALPPAAVSRMICNGQVTPILVDADRVPLAAGRTVRHANRAQRRALRAMYRTCGFGDCDVAFDRCEMHHIVPWEHGGSTDLDNLIPLCSRHHHVVHEGDWALELAPDRTLTTRQPDGRVFTVSEPDVPPQRRRRRTVDEQEPAPAPERVRERQPAA; from the coding sequence ATGAGTTCTCCCGACCCCGCAGCCGAGTTGGCGGCGATCTTCGCCGTTGATGTCACGGTTGCTGACCCGACTGGGTGCGCGACGGTGTTGGGTGCGACGCGTCGGTTGCGGGGGTTCATCGATCAGGTGGAGGCGGGTGTGACGCGTCGGATGATCGAGTTGCACGAAGAGCAGGGTGCGGCTCCGGCTGCGGATGTTCATGCTCGGACAGGTGGTGTGTCGTCGGCGGAGGGGAAGCGCAAGGAGCGTCGGTCGAAGACGTTGGATGAGGCGCCGTCGTTCGAAGATGCGTTGGGTGCGGGTGAGATCGGTGCTGAGCATGTCGATGCGTTGGCGAATGCGACGGCGAAGCTCGACGATGACGTGAAGGATCAGTTGTTCGACCGTGAATCCGATTTGTTGGATGATGCGAGGCGTCTGTCGCCGGAGGAGTTCGGTCGGTCGGTGCGTGATCTCGCTCGGGCGATCGAACGCGACAACGGCATCGAACGTGCGACCCGACAGCGCAAAAGCACGTTCTTGTCCCGCAAGACGAACACCGCCACCGGGTTGGTGGAGGGACGGTTCGCGTTCCACCCGGAACTCGCCAGCAAGGTGTTCGGTCCGGTCGACCGACACGTCTCGACGTTGATCAAGGAGGGTGCCCAGGCCGGTGATCCGGAGTGTGTCGATCGCAGCGTCGACCGCAACCGATTGGCAGCCGAAGCGCTCGGCGAACTCGTCGCCTCCGGGAACCAGAACCTGCATCCCGGCACCGCCGATGCGACCGCGATCGTCGACGCGACCGCACTCGTCACCGGTGAGATCGACGATGACACCGTCTGCGAAACCGGGGACGGCAACGCCCTCCCACCGGCTGCGGTGTCACGAATGATCTGCAACGGACAGGTCACCCCGATCCTCGTCGATGCCGACCGTGTCCCACTCGCGGCTGGGCGGACGGTGCGTCACGCCAACCGAGCCCAACGGCGAGCCCTCAGGGCGATGTATCGCACCTGCGGGTTCGGGGACTGTGATGTGGCGTTCGACCGGTGCGAGATGCACCACATCGTCCCCTGGGAACACGGTGGCAGCACCGATCTCGACAACCTCATCCCGCTCTGCTCGCGGCATCACCATGTGGTCCACGAAGGCGACTGGGCCCTCGAACTCGCACCGGACCGGACACTCACGACCCGGCAACCCGACGGCCGAGTGTTCACGGTCAGTGAGCCCGATGTGCCACCACAACGGCGCCGACGGCGAACCGTCGACGAACAGGAACCGGCACCGGCACCGGAACGGGTGCGGGAGCGACAACCCGCAGCGTGA
- a CDS encoding prepilin-type N-terminal cleavage/methylation domain-containing protein, translating to MTSETTPRTRSDRGMTLIELLVSITVIGLIATVLAATITVVLRQSPETTARVDTARWEQNLGTWLPADLASAQWPTDDDGDGLPDDPTQAVDYDLYSPCAEAQCTWGENVVHLAWEEGGVAIDVSYRYGQADDGTYEFRRVACRNGDCSTQTLVRDMPEPSSGGEPPISVSFPPDVLDTDPNGSPIVNTSGRRVSVTIKSMDGTELLSFTGGGTERVDLEPAAIQPPEFLQARSGCGGPITLIVDESGSLTASDAGKVQNGVRSFVSTFSGTPTQLQIIGFNSDARVLGSSGWNNWYDLSEQSVVDSLLGGSSPINSLGHGGATNWEDAIYRALYTESGQTYQALGNPANPAPEMIVFFTDGMPTYHRDEDQTGPESPEIPSGNVPSHFNYNNTTEATYTQFDPLAWYRAAWLLGQTQTRVIGVGVGTAFGMSANLDRDTTIPDSVIASDWSAPNGPSDGYSHPRALPAEVALGDLIAGNDISNYDGNTADRYVKVSYDGGWNAEAVAEADLLTTTNFNEFGGALDSIALSECGGTLTVQTRLRSNTSPLRETVGYEVSAEDMPVTEASTSAVNKSAAFDISTDGGASVDILLKPRSLDGTGYRADGWTCRTKNVEITDSSKMSLHDAGEGPAGGIDLTVAANEAVACVLWVVPS from the coding sequence GTGACATCTGAGACCACACCACGAACCCGCAGCGATCGGGGTATGACCCTGATCGAACTGCTCGTGTCGATCACGGTGATCGGACTCATCGCCACGGTGCTCGCCGCCACGATCACCGTCGTACTCCGGCAGTCGCCCGAGACGACGGCTCGGGTCGACACGGCGCGCTGGGAACAGAACCTGGGCACCTGGCTCCCGGCCGACCTGGCCTCGGCCCAGTGGCCGACGGACGACGACGGCGACGGCCTCCCGGACGACCCGACCCAAGCGGTCGACTACGACCTGTACTCGCCCTGTGCGGAAGCGCAGTGCACCTGGGGCGAGAACGTCGTCCACCTCGCGTGGGAAGAAGGCGGCGTCGCCATCGACGTGTCGTATCGGTACGGCCAGGCCGACGACGGCACGTACGAGTTCCGCCGGGTCGCGTGCCGAAACGGCGACTGCTCGACCCAGACGCTCGTTCGTGACATGCCAGAACCGTCGAGTGGCGGCGAACCGCCGATCTCGGTGTCCTTCCCGCCCGACGTGCTCGACACCGACCCCAACGGCAGCCCGATCGTGAACACGAGCGGTCGCCGGGTGAGCGTCACCATCAAGTCGATGGACGGCACCGAGCTGCTCTCGTTCACCGGTGGCGGTACCGAGCGGGTCGATCTCGAACCGGCGGCGATCCAGCCTCCCGAGTTCCTCCAGGCCCGCAGCGGTTGCGGCGGCCCGATCACCCTCATCGTCGACGAGTCGGGTTCGCTGACGGCGAGCGATGCCGGCAAGGTGCAGAACGGCGTCCGTTCGTTCGTCTCCACCTTCTCCGGCACCCCGACCCAGCTCCAGATCATCGGCTTCAACTCCGACGCACGAGTCCTCGGCAGCTCCGGATGGAACAACTGGTACGACCTGAGCGAGCAGTCGGTGGTCGACTCGTTGCTGGGCGGCTCTTCGCCGATCAACTCACTCGGACACGGCGGTGCGACCAACTGGGAGGACGCCATCTACCGCGCCCTTTACACCGAGTCGGGCCAGACGTATCAGGCGCTCGGCAACCCGGCCAACCCGGCACCCGAGATGATCGTGTTCTTCACCGACGGCATGCCGACCTATCACCGGGACGAGGACCAGACCGGTCCCGAGTCACCCGAGATCCCGAGCGGCAACGTCCCGTCGCACTTCAACTACAACAACACCACCGAGGCGACCTACACCCAGTTCGACCCGCTGGCCTGGTACCGGGCAGCGTGGCTGCTCGGCCAGACACAGACCCGGGTCATCGGGGTCGGCGTCGGCACGGCGTTCGGTATGTCGGCCAACCTCGACCGCGACACGACCATCCCCGACTCGGTCATCGCGTCCGACTGGTCGGCGCCGAACGGCCCGAGTGATGGCTACTCGCACCCGCGTGCGCTCCCCGCGGAGGTCGCGCTCGGCGACCTGATCGCCGGCAACGACATCTCGAACTACGACGGCAACACTGCCGATCGGTACGTCAAGGTGTCGTACGACGGTGGATGGAACGCCGAGGCCGTCGCCGAGGCCGACCTGTTGACGACGACGAACTTCAACGAGTTCGGCGGTGCCCTCGACTCGATCGCCTTGAGCGAGTGTGGCGGCACGTTGACCGTGCAGACCCGTCTCCGTTCGAACACGTCGCCGCTGCGCGAGACCGTCGGCTACGAGGTGTCGGCCGAAGACATGCCCGTCACCGAGGCGTCGACCTCGGCGGTGAACAAGTCGGCAGCGTTCGACATCTCGACCGACGGCGGTGCCTCGGTTGACATCCTGCTCAAGCCCCGCAGCCTCGACGGAACGGGCTACCGAGCCGACGGCTGGACCTGCCGTACGAAGAACGTCGAGATCACCGACTCGTCGAAGATGTCGCTCCACGACGCCGGCGAAGGCCCGGCCGGCGGCATCGACCTGACCGTTGCGGCCAACGAAGCAGTCGCCTGCGTCCTCTGGGTGGTGCCCTCATGA
- a CDS encoding IPT/TIG domain-containing protein, which translates to MNTFRRFRRYRAERLERQYTTEWVANQRDRGAVLPLVLVMIIVGALIVIPVTHYTTSVLRANKVEEEKTRNSESAKGAIRVALHSPSLVFGDDDRADDGCPDNVADLIPDGVMTETGVSLTCNHVDELSADEVFGLEVPVGLAQLQIAPDPAGLDRYSGVVATSGEAPPYTDSGFEPSWAWWLGFDPGATGEARSVAPLPELPSFSGVLRDSGPLDMPGFDCKVFLPGHYTDPVVVDGSFGSNNFYFASGVYYFEEPISISGNVDIVVGQGLADFGVTNDCADDIQVGAHVDVPLGTTYGIDGNTGGATWVLGDNARLSVSESGGAPSVRFNQRYAENQSGAWTNIISVNGDWSYGDADPDNDDGFEDADGDHSVTNVNFVPRSQVISGETVVPLYLSGAPYVPSHPSLTDEARIPDAPINVNAVAAIREVSGPDDGAVIVTFEGVEGANTNGAIIDDYEVGIATSAGGDPTVACSASTSTVWPTYEGSDGTTPWGNPSGENAGSPDGYSCMITELPEDATYWVTARAHSEVGWSDWATRAEVTVALGAPAALPPGSASNITIETYDTDDALISWDAAIDANLAPVQAYEVTVYRVGDVRIDSIVPDLGLETGGLPVVITGSGFTSAPVDDVTFGGLSATSFTVVSDTEIAAVTPPHAPGGVDVVVDFGSTVSGSANFNYQPVTSPLPGLPAITGLSQTNGPEAGGDTVTITGTDLDLVTSVSFGPNAASIVSTSPTEVVVTVPAGSGTVAVSVSNLIGSSTPTGYTYDTPPPVPPSVGGIGPSSGPQAGGNTATITGTALGETSLVTFGGVPATDLTVVSDSEITVTVPEHPSGDVTVEVVVTTPVDTSGPVDYTYDPKPIPAPVIDSIGPDVGTTSGGTTVVISGEHFTDATTVRFEGVAAPYLAVDSDTQITVTTPSHSAGSVGVVVETPGGTSNAASFTYSANVPTPPPVACGDVAPNSVCDDEGFQACAAPVIIRTGPRGNRRYSWSCDAPACYNGEQQIYTYGNWYCATGCPAGEEPYWDRGWRCDEIDCNGGRTGVYAFGRAWCYRPGGFAGSGQPTGLSAFASHLIEQTPPPIATVEEAVGSCTATPIMGGVGYEDKEWMARTQCVIEDLPPLPVGSEYRVEVTAINSVGTSDSSVTVSSISGPGTLDEPFDRVWFPYYEQSIINIDASGGGSTHIEIPGYISVPMGRLTINNPSGDPISFTGGVVAGRIAISDSRDPLPMGYVPSVIMQRTVDLTATSGNITSTARVKINSDTSYGILNWVTQ; encoded by the coding sequence ATGAACACGTTCCGTCGATTCCGCCGCTACCGAGCCGAGCGGCTCGAGCGCCAGTACACCACCGAGTGGGTCGCCAACCAGCGCGACCGCGGTGCCGTGCTCCCCTTGGTGCTCGTCATGATCATCGTCGGGGCGCTCATCGTGATCCCGGTGACGCACTACACCACGTCGGTGCTTCGTGCGAACAAGGTCGAGGAAGAGAAGACACGCAACTCGGAGTCGGCGAAGGGCGCCATTCGTGTCGCGCTGCACTCGCCGTCGCTGGTGTTCGGTGACGACGACCGCGCCGACGACGGCTGCCCCGACAACGTCGCCGATCTCATCCCCGACGGTGTCATGACCGAGACGGGTGTGTCGCTGACGTGCAACCACGTCGACGAGCTCAGCGCCGACGAGGTATTCGGCCTCGAAGTGCCCGTCGGGCTGGCCCAGTTGCAGATCGCTCCCGATCCGGCCGGTCTCGATCGCTACAGCGGTGTGGTTGCGACCTCGGGCGAGGCTCCGCCGTACACCGACAGCGGTTTCGAGCCGTCGTGGGCATGGTGGCTCGGCTTCGACCCGGGGGCCACCGGCGAGGCGCGCAGCGTCGCGCCGCTGCCGGAGCTCCCTTCGTTCTCCGGCGTCCTGCGTGACTCGGGTCCGCTCGACATGCCCGGCTTCGACTGCAAGGTCTTCCTGCCGGGTCACTACACCGATCCGGTCGTCGTGGACGGCAGCTTCGGATCGAACAACTTCTACTTCGCCAGCGGCGTCTATTACTTCGAGGAGCCGATCTCGATCTCCGGCAACGTCGACATCGTCGTCGGTCAGGGTCTCGCCGACTTCGGCGTGACGAACGACTGCGCCGATGACATCCAGGTCGGCGCCCACGTCGACGTCCCGCTCGGCACGACCTACGGCATCGACGGCAACACCGGTGGTGCGACGTGGGTGCTCGGCGACAACGCCCGTCTCTCCGTGTCGGAATCCGGGGGCGCACCGTCGGTCCGCTTCAACCAGCGCTACGCCGAGAACCAGAGTGGCGCCTGGACGAACATCATCTCCGTCAACGGCGACTGGTCGTACGGCGATGCCGATCCGGACAACGACGACGGATTCGAGGACGCCGACGGCGACCACTCGGTCACGAACGTCAACTTCGTGCCGCGCAGCCAGGTGATCTCCGGTGAGACCGTCGTACCGCTGTACCTGTCCGGTGCACCGTACGTCCCGAGCCATCCGTCGCTCACCGACGAGGCCCGCATCCCCGACGCGCCGATCAACGTCAACGCCGTCGCTGCCATCCGTGAGGTGTCGGGCCCCGACGATGGTGCCGTCATCGTCACGTTCGAGGGCGTCGAAGGTGCCAACACGAACGGCGCGATCATCGACGACTACGAGGTCGGGATCGCGACCAGCGCCGGCGGTGATCCGACGGTCGCCTGCTCGGCCTCCACGAGCACGGTGTGGCCGACCTACGAAGGATCCGACGGCACGACGCCCTGGGGCAACCCGTCCGGCGAGAACGCTGGATCACCCGACGGCTACTCGTGCATGATCACGGAGTTGCCGGAGGACGCGACGTACTGGGTCACGGCACGCGCCCACTCCGAAGTCGGCTGGAGCGATTGGGCCACGCGGGCGGAGGTCACGGTGGCTCTCGGCGCCCCGGCTGCCCTCCCACCGGGCTCGGCCTCGAACATCACGATCGAGACGTACGACACCGACGACGCGTTGATCAGCTGGGACGCAGCCATCGACGCAAACCTTGCGCCGGTCCAGGCGTACGAGGTCACCGTGTATCGCGTCGGCGACGTCAGGATCGACAGCATCGTGCCCGACCTCGGGCTCGAGACCGGCGGTTTGCCGGTGGTGATCACCGGCTCGGGCTTCACGTCAGCGCCGGTCGATGATGTCACCTTCGGCGGCTTGTCGGCGACGTCGTTCACCGTGGTGAGCGACACGGAGATCGCGGCGGTCACCCCGCCGCACGCTCCCGGCGGTGTCGACGTCGTCGTCGACTTCGGGTCGACCGTGTCGGGTTCGGCGAACTTCAACTATCAGCCGGTCACCTCACCGCTACCGGGGCTGCCGGCGATCACCGGCCTCAGTCAGACGAACGGCCCCGAGGCTGGGGGTGACACCGTCACGATCACGGGTACTGATCTCGACCTCGTCACGTCGGTCTCGTTCGGGCCGAACGCAGCGTCGATCGTCTCGACTTCGCCGACCGAGGTCGTGGTCACGGTTCCCGCCGGTTCGGGCACGGTCGCGGTGAGTGTGAGCAACCTGATCGGTTCGAGCACGCCGACCGGCTACACGTACGACACGCCGCCGCCGGTCCCGCCGTCGGTCGGGGGGATCGGCCCGTCCTCAGGGCCGCAGGCGGGTGGCAACACCGCGACCATCACCGGCACCGCACTGGGTGAGACGAGTCTCGTGACGTTCGGCGGTGTGCCGGCGACCGACCTGACCGTCGTCAGCGACTCGGAGATCACCGTCACGGTGCCCGAGCACCCGTCGGGTGACGTCACGGTCGAGGTCGTCGTCACGACTCCGGTCGACACGAGTGGCCCGGTCGACTACACGTACGACCCGAAGCCGATCCCCGCACCGGTGATCGACTCGATCGGCCCCGACGTCGGCACGACCTCCGGTGGGACGACCGTCGTGATCAGTGGCGAGCACTTCACCGACGCGACGACCGTCCGCTTCGAAGGTGTCGCGGCGCCGTATCTCGCCGTCGACAGCGATACGCAGATCACGGTCACCACGCCGTCGCACAGCGCCGGTTCGGTCGGCGTGGTGGTCGAGACGCCGGGTGGAACGAGCAACGCAGCGTCGTTCACCTATTCAGCCAACGTTCCGACGCCGCCACCGGTCGCCTGCGGTGACGTCGCACCGAACAGCGTGTGCGACGACGAGGGTTTCCAGGCGTGCGCAGCGCCGGTCATCATCCGGACCGGCCCGCGCGGTAATCGTCGCTACTCGTGGAGCTGTGACGCTCCTGCTTGCTACAACGGCGAGCAGCAGATCTACACCTACGGCAACTGGTATTGCGCCACGGGTTGTCCCGCCGGGGAAGAGCCGTACTGGGACCGGGGTTGGCGTTGCGACGAGATCGACTGCAACGGTGGGCGGACCGGTGTCTACGCCTTCGGACGGGCGTGGTGTTACCGACCCGGCGGCTTCGCCGGGTCGGGCCAACCGACCGGACTGAGTGCGTTCGCCAGCCATCTCATCGAACAAACACCACCCCCCATCGCCACTGTGGAAGAGGCAGTGGGTTCGTGTACGGCGACGCCGATCATGGGCGGGGTCGGATACGAGGACAAAGAGTGGATGGCTCGGACGCAGTGCGTCATCGAGGATCTCCCGCCGTTGCCGGTAGGCAGCGAGTATCGGGTCGAGGTGACCGCCATCAACTCGGTCGGTACGTCCGACTCGAGCGTGACCGTCAGCTCGATCAGCGGACCGGGCACCCTCGACGAGCCGTTCGACCGAGTGTGGTTCCCCTACTACGAGCAGTCGATCATCAACATCGACGCGAGTGGCGGTGGGTCGACGCACATCGAGATCCCCGGCTACATCTCGGTCCCGATGGGGCGACTGACGATCAACAACCCGAGCGGCGATCCCATCAGCTTCACCGGGGGCGTCGTCGCCGGCCGGATCGCCATCAGCGACTCTCGTGACCCGCTGCCGATGGGGTACGTCCCCTCGGTGATCATGCAGCGCACCGTCGACCTGACGGCCACGTCCGGCAACATCACGTCGACGGCGAGGGTGAAGATCAACTCCGACACCAGCTACGGCATCCTCAACTGGGTAACCCAGTAG
- a CDS encoding HNH endonuclease signature motif containing protein, with amino-acid sequence MNSPDPAAELAAIFAVDVRVADPTGCAAVLGATRRLRGFIDQVEAGVTRRMIELHEQQGAAPAADVHAQTGGVSSAEGKRKERRSKTLDEAPSFEDALGSGEIGAEHVDALANATAKLDDDVKGQLFDREADLLDDARRLSPEEFGRSVRDLARVIERDNGIERATRQRKSTFLSRKTNTATGLVEGRFAFHPELASKVFGPVDRHVGTLIAEGAAAGDPECVDRSVDRNRLAAEALGELVASGNHELHPGTADATAIIDATALVTGEIDDDTVCETGDGNALPPAAVSRMICNGQVTPILVDADRVPLAAGRTVRHANRAQRRALRAMYRTCGFGDCDVAFDRCEMHHIVPWEHGGSTDLDNLIPLCSRHHHVVHEGGWQLELADDRTLTVRQPDGQVFTVSEPDVPPQRRRRRTVAEQEPAPERVRERQPAA; translated from the coding sequence ATGAATTCTCCCGACCCCGCAGCCGAGTTGGCGGCGATCTTCGCGGTCGATGTCAGGGTTGCTGACCCGACCGGGTGCGCCGCGGTGTTGGGTGCGACGCGTCGCCTGCGGGGGTTCATCGATCAGGTCGAGGCGGGTGTGACGCGTCGGATGATCGAGTTGCACGAACAGCAGGGTGCGGCTCCGGCTGCGGATGTGCACGCGCAGACCGGTGGTGTGTCGTCGGCGGAGGGCAAGCGCAAGGAGCGTCGCTCGAAGACGTTGGACGAGGCGCCGTCGTTCGAAGACGCTCTCGGCTCGGGTGAGATCGGTGCTGAGCATGTCGATGCGTTGGCGAATGCCACAGCGAAGCTCGACGACGATGTGAAGGGTCAGTTGTTCGATCGTGAAGCCGATCTGTTGGATGATGCGAGGCGTCTGTCGCCGGAGGAGTTCGGTCGGTCGGTGCGTGATCTGGCTCGGGTGATCGAACGTGACAATGGGATCGAGCGTGCGACGCGGCAGCGGAAGAGCACGTTCTTGTCCCGCAAGACGAACACCGCCACCGGCCTGGTCGAAGGACGATTCGCTTTCCATCCGGAACTCGCGTCGAAGGTGTTCGGCCCGGTCGACCGACACGTCGGCACCCTCATTGCAGAGGGCGCGGCCGCGGGTGACCCGGAGTGTGTCGATCGCAGCGTCGACCGCAACCGGTTGGCGGCCGAAGCACTCGGCGAACTCGTCGCCTCCGGGAACCATGAGCTGCATCCCGGCACCGCCGATGCGACCGCGATCATCGACGCCACGGCGCTCGTGACCGGCGAGATCGACGATGACACCGTCTGCGAAACCGGTGACGGCAACGCCCTCCCACCGGCTGCGGTGTCACGAATGATCTGCAACGGACAGGTCACCCCGATCCTCGTCGATGCCGACCGTGTCCCACTCGCGGCTGGGCGGACGGTGCGTCACGCCAACCGAGCCCAACGGCGAGCCCTCAGGGCGATGTATCGGACGTGTGGGTTCGGGGACTGTGATGTGGCGTTCGACCGGTGCGAGATGCACCACATCGTCCCCTGGGAACACGGTGGCAGCACCGATCTCGACAACCTCATCCCGCTCTGCTCGCGGCATCACCATGTGGTCCACGAAGGTGGCTGGCAGCTCGAACTCGCCGACGATCGCACGCTCACGGTTCGTCAACCGGACGGCCAGGTGTTCACCGTCAGTGAGCCCGATGTGCCGCCACAGCGGCGCCGACGGCGAACCGTCGCCGAACAGGAACCGGCACCGGAACGGGTGCGGGAGCGACAACCCGCAGCGTGA